One Ricinus communis isolate WT05 ecotype wild-type chromosome 2, ASM1957865v1, whole genome shotgun sequence DNA segment encodes these proteins:
- the LOC8262713 gene encoding uncharacterized membrane protein At4g09580: MAAARNLTGEMGNNRSTMKDEEKAKEDDSPSAKRLKFERFPFTRWEFAAAIGVFFVFSTGLFCIYITMPISVYDNLKLPRTVSDLRLLKDHLATYAKDYPAQFILGYCSTYIFMQTFMIPGTIFMSLLAGALFGVVRGLFLVVFNATAGASSCFFLSKLIGRPIVNWLWPDKLRVFQAEIAKRREKLLNYMLFLRITPTLPNLFINLASPIVDIPFHVFFLATLLGLIPASYITVRAGLALGELKSVKDLYDFKTLSILFLIGSIIIFPTLLKRKRIYE; encoded by the exons ATGGCAGCAGCAAGGAATTTGACAGGAGAAATGGGAAACAACAGATCAACAATGAAAGATGAAGAGAAAGCTAAAGAGGATGACTCCCCCTCTGCTAAAAGACTTAAATTTGAGAGGTTTCCATTTACAAGATGGGAATTCGCTGCCGCAATTGGCGTATTCTTTGTATTCTCAACTGGTTTATTTTGTATCTATATTACAATGCCCATTTCTGTCTATGATAATCTTAAGCTTCCTCGCACCGTTTCAGATCTTCGCTTGCTCAA AGACCATCTTGCGACGTATGCAAAAGATTACCCTGCACAATTCATTTTGGGTTATTGCTCTACTTACATCTTCATGCAAACCTTTATGATTCCTGGAACAATTTTCATGTCATTGCTAGCTGGAGCTCTTTTTGGTGTTGTTCGAGGGCTTTTCTTAGTTGTCTTCAATGCTACTGCTGGAGCctcttcttgctttttctTGTCCAAGTTGATTGGCAGGCCTATAGTTAATTGGTTGTGGCCTGACAAGTTGAGAGTTTTTCAGGCTGAG ATAGCTAAGCGTAGAGAAAAGTTGCTGAATTACATGCTCTTTCTGAGGATAACTCCAACATTACCAAACCTTTTCATTAATTTGGCATCTCCAATAGTAGACATACCATTTCATGTCTTCTTTTTGGCTACTTTGCTTGGACTTATCCCAGCCTCCTATATCACTGTCAGG GCTGGTCTTGCTCTAGGAGAACTCAAGTCAGTCAAGGatctttatgattttaaaactTTGTCCATCCTCTTCCTTATTGGTTCTATCATCATATTTCCTACTCTACTAAAAAGAAAGCGAATATATGAATAA
- the LOC8262712 gene encoding calcium-dependent protein kinase 11 isoform X2, whose protein sequence is MQKIRNPSSSSSSSPSRNLPSTTKPAHTVLPYQTSRLRDHYLIGKKLGQGQFGTTYLCTNKATNAQYACKSIPKRKLLCKEDYEDVWREIQIMHHLSEHPNVVQIKGTYEDSMFVHLVMELCAGGELFDRIVAKGQYSEKEAAKLIKTIVGVVEACHSLGVMHRDLKPENFLFDTPGDDAKLKATDFGLSVFYKPGQYFSDVVGSPYYVAPEVLLKRYGPEVDVWSAGVILYILLSGVPPFWAETESGIFRHILQGKIDFESEPWPKISDSAKDLIKKMLERDPRQRISAHEVLCHPWIVDDTVAPDKPLDSAVLSRLKKFSAMHKLKKMALRVIAERLSEEEIGGLKELFKMLDTDSSGTITFEELKEGLLRVGSELMECEIKALMEAADIDNSGTIDYGEFLAATLHLNKMEREENLLAAFSYFDKDGSGYITVDELQQACKDFGLDDVHLDEMIKEIDEDNDGRIDYAEFTSMMRKGDEDIGRSRTMRSHLNFNLADALGVKDLN, encoded by the exons ATGCAGAAAATCAGAAacccatcatcatcatcatcatcatcaccatcacGGAACCTGC CATCAACAACAAAGCCTGCACATACAGTATTACCATATCAAACATCAAGATTAAGGGACCACTATCTAATTGGCAAGAAGCTAGGCCAAGGCCAATTTGGAACCACATATCTATGTACAAATAAAGCAACAAACGCCCAATACGCATGCAAATCAATCCCcaaaagaaaacttttatGCAAAGAAGATTATGAAGATGTATGGAGAGAGATCCAGATCATGCATCATTTATCTGAACACCCAAACGTGGTCCAAATCAAGGGTACTTATGAAGATTCAATGTTTGTTCACTTGGTTATGGAGCTCTGTGCGGGTGGTGAGCTTTTTGATAGGATTGTTGCAAAGGGTCAATACAGTGAAAAAGAAGCTGCTAAATTGATCAAAACTATTGTGGGTGTTGTTGAGGCTTGTCATTCTTTGGGTGTTATGCATAGAGATCTTAAGCCTGAGAATTTTTTGTTCGATACTCCTGGTGACGACGCCAAGCTTAAAGCTACAGACTTTGGCCTTTCTGTTTTCTATAAGCCAG gaCAATATTTCTCTGATGTAGTTGGGAGTCCATATTATGTTGCACCTGAGGTTTTGCTCAAACGTTATGGACCTGAAGTAGATGTCTGGAGTGCAGGTGTTATCCTTTACATCTTGTTAAGTGGGGTTCCACCTTTCTGGGCAG AAACTGAATCAGGAATTTTCAGACATATTTTACAAGGCAAAatagattttgaatctgagCCATGGCCTAAAATCTCAGACAGTGCAAAAGATCTGATAAAAAAGATGCTTGAGAGGGACCCAAGGCAGAGGATTTCTGCTCATGAAGTCTTAT GTCACCCATGGATCGTGGATGACACAGTTGCCCCAGACAAACCTTTGGATTCTGCAGTCTTGTCACGCCTGAAGAAATTTTCAGCAATGCATAAGCTTAAAAAGATGGCATTGCGT GTTATAGCAGAAAGACTTTCTGAAGAGGAGATTGGTGGCTTGAAGGAGTTGTTTAAGATGCTTGATACAGACAGTAGTGGGACAATAACATTTGAGGAGCTTAAAGAGGGTTTATTGAGAGTGGGTTCTGAACTGATGGAATGTGAGATTAAGGCTCTAATGGAAGCG GCTGATATAGACAACAGTGGAACTATAGACTATGGTGAATTTCTTGCTGCTACATTGCACTTAAATAAGATGGAGAGAGAGGAGAATTTGCTTGCAGCTTTCTCCTATTTTGACAAAGATGGTAGTGGTTACATCACAGTTGATGAGCTGCAGCAGGCTTGCAAAGACTTTGGTTTAGATGATGTTCATCTAGATGAAATGATCAAGGAAATTGATGAGGACAAT GATGGACGAATAGATTATGCAGAGTTCACTTCGATGATGAGAAAGGGAGACGAGGATATTGGAAGGAGCAGAACTATGAGAAGCCATCTGAACTTTAATTTAGCTGATGCTCTGGGGGTCAAAGACCTGAACTGA
- the LOC8262712 gene encoding calcium-dependent protein kinase 11 isoform X1 translates to MKKQSAGGSSTTKPAHTVLPYQTSRLRDHYLIGKKLGQGQFGTTYLCTNKATNAQYACKSIPKRKLLCKEDYEDVWREIQIMHHLSEHPNVVQIKGTYEDSMFVHLVMELCAGGELFDRIVAKGQYSEKEAAKLIKTIVGVVEACHSLGVMHRDLKPENFLFDTPGDDAKLKATDFGLSVFYKPGQYFSDVVGSPYYVAPEVLLKRYGPEVDVWSAGVILYILLSGVPPFWAETESGIFRHILQGKIDFESEPWPKISDSAKDLIKKMLERDPRQRISAHEVLCHPWIVDDTVAPDKPLDSAVLSRLKKFSAMHKLKKMALRVIAERLSEEEIGGLKELFKMLDTDSSGTITFEELKEGLLRVGSELMECEIKALMEAADIDNSGTIDYGEFLAATLHLNKMEREENLLAAFSYFDKDGSGYITVDELQQACKDFGLDDVHLDEMIKEIDEDNDGRIDYAEFTSMMRKGDEDIGRSRTMRSHLNFNLADALGVKDLN, encoded by the exons ATGAAGAAGCAAAGTGCAGGTGGATCATCAACAACAAAGCCTGCACATACAGTATTACCATATCAAACATCAAGATTAAGGGACCACTATCTAATTGGCAAGAAGCTAGGCCAAGGCCAATTTGGAACCACATATCTATGTACAAATAAAGCAACAAACGCCCAATACGCATGCAAATCAATCCCcaaaagaaaacttttatGCAAAGAAGATTATGAAGATGTATGGAGAGAGATCCAGATCATGCATCATTTATCTGAACACCCAAACGTGGTCCAAATCAAGGGTACTTATGAAGATTCAATGTTTGTTCACTTGGTTATGGAGCTCTGTGCGGGTGGTGAGCTTTTTGATAGGATTGTTGCAAAGGGTCAATACAGTGAAAAAGAAGCTGCTAAATTGATCAAAACTATTGTGGGTGTTGTTGAGGCTTGTCATTCTTTGGGTGTTATGCATAGAGATCTTAAGCCTGAGAATTTTTTGTTCGATACTCCTGGTGACGACGCCAAGCTTAAAGCTACAGACTTTGGCCTTTCTGTTTTCTATAAGCCAG gaCAATATTTCTCTGATGTAGTTGGGAGTCCATATTATGTTGCACCTGAGGTTTTGCTCAAACGTTATGGACCTGAAGTAGATGTCTGGAGTGCAGGTGTTATCCTTTACATCTTGTTAAGTGGGGTTCCACCTTTCTGGGCAG AAACTGAATCAGGAATTTTCAGACATATTTTACAAGGCAAAatagattttgaatctgagCCATGGCCTAAAATCTCAGACAGTGCAAAAGATCTGATAAAAAAGATGCTTGAGAGGGACCCAAGGCAGAGGATTTCTGCTCATGAAGTCTTAT GTCACCCATGGATCGTGGATGACACAGTTGCCCCAGACAAACCTTTGGATTCTGCAGTCTTGTCACGCCTGAAGAAATTTTCAGCAATGCATAAGCTTAAAAAGATGGCATTGCGT GTTATAGCAGAAAGACTTTCTGAAGAGGAGATTGGTGGCTTGAAGGAGTTGTTTAAGATGCTTGATACAGACAGTAGTGGGACAATAACATTTGAGGAGCTTAAAGAGGGTTTATTGAGAGTGGGTTCTGAACTGATGGAATGTGAGATTAAGGCTCTAATGGAAGCG GCTGATATAGACAACAGTGGAACTATAGACTATGGTGAATTTCTTGCTGCTACATTGCACTTAAATAAGATGGAGAGAGAGGAGAATTTGCTTGCAGCTTTCTCCTATTTTGACAAAGATGGTAGTGGTTACATCACAGTTGATGAGCTGCAGCAGGCTTGCAAAGACTTTGGTTTAGATGATGTTCATCTAGATGAAATGATCAAGGAAATTGATGAGGACAAT GATGGACGAATAGATTATGCAGAGTTCACTTCGATGATGAGAAAGGGAGACGAGGATATTGGAAGGAGCAGAACTATGAGAAGCCATCTGAACTTTAATTTAGCTGATGCTCTGGGGGTCAAAGACCTGAACTGA